CCGGAGGGAAACTTTTATAGGCATTCTGAATAATGTATGCGGCTTCGTGTAGGTGAAATGGTGAAATGGAATGGGAGATATCAACAATTTTAGCGTCTTCCATTTCAGTATAAATAGCTCCCTTTACCGCGCCAACAAAGTGATCTTTCTCTCCAAAGTCAGTAGTAAGTGTGATTATGGCCATAAATGGATTGTTGATATTTTCTTAAAAGAATTACCACAAAAATAGGTTACTTTTGTTAGTAGCAAAACTATTTTTTGCATATTCCAAATAATAAAAAAGCACGCCTTTTGAACGAACTTATCATCGAACTTACAGAGATTAGCCCAAAGGAATTCTTTGGACTTGAAAACGCTAATATTGACCTTCTTAAAAAATATTTTCCAAAACTGAAAATCGTTGCACGCGGCAATAAAATTAAAGCCTATGGTGATGAAGATGTGCTAGAGGAATTTGACCGACGCATTACAATGCTGTTGGAGCAGTACGTAAAATACAATAGAATAGATGAAAACGTGATTGAGCGTGTTTTACTGAGCAGAAATAAAGAAGAATATGAAACACCCGTGGGTAGCGGTGAGGTTATTGTGCATGGGGTGAGCGGCAAACCTGTAAAAGCACAAACTGCCAATCAACGAAAATTGGTAGCACTAATGGCAAAAAATGATATGGTTTTTGCTGTAGGTCCAGCAGGAACAGGAAAGACATATACCGGTGTTGCACTTGCGGTTAAAGCATTGAAAGACAAGGAGGTAAAGCGAATCATCTTAACAAGACCTGCGGTAGAAGCTGGAGAAAATCTAGGTTTTCTTCCGGGAGATTTAAAGGAAAAACTCGATCCATATATGCAGCCGTTGTACGATGCCCTTCGTGATATGATACCTGCGGAAAAGCTTGCATCGCACATTGAAACTGGGGTTATTCAAATTGCCCCTTTGGCCTTTATGCGTGGACGTACCTTGGACAATGCATTTGTAATTTTGGACGAAGCACAAAACACTACGCACGCACAAATGAAAATGTTTTTGACCCGTATGGGAAAAAACGCCAAGTTTATGATAACGGGCGATCCCGGGCAGATTGACCTTCCGCGGCGCGTAATTTCAGGTTTAAAGGAAGCATTATTGGTTTTAAAAGATGTAAAGGGTGTTGGGATGATTTATTTGGATGACAAAGATGTTATCCGTCACCGTTTAGTGAAGGAAGTGATTGCTGCTTATAAGAATATTGAAAACGTAGACTAAAAAATTCCAAAATATTAAATTCCAAATTCCAATTTTTAAATCGAAAATCGTATATCTAAAATCAAAATGAGTAATACTATAATTTCAACCAACTTTAACTTTCCTGGACAAAAAAGTGTGTATCACGGAAAAGTGCGGGAGGTTTATACTTTAACGAACAATATACTTTTAATGGTCGCTACAGATAGGCTGAGCGCTTTTGATGTAGTGATGCCAAAGGGAATCCCATATAAAGGACAAATCCTGAACCAAATTGCGACCAAAATGATGCGCGATACCGAAGATTTGGTTCCAAATTGGCTGATAGCTACACCCGATCCAAACGTTGCCATTGGTGAAGCCTGCGAACCTTTTAAGGTTGAAATGGTTATTCGGGGTTATATGAGCGGCCATGCGGCCCGTGAGTATAAAGCAGGAAAAAGAGTGCTTTGTGGTGTTGCAATGCCCGAAGGAATGAAGGAAAATGACAAATTTCCCGAACCAATAATCACCCCAGCAACAAAGGCTGAAATGGGCGATCACGACGAAGATATTTCTCGGGAAGATATTTTGAAACGTGGCATTGTTTCCGAGGCAGATTACCTTCAGCTGGAAGATTATACTCGAAAACTTTTTCAACGCGGAAGTGATATTGCTGCTAAAAGAGGATTGATTTTGGTGGATACCAAATATGAATTTGGAAAAACTAAGGATGGGAAAATAGTTCTCATTGATGAAATACACACTCCGGATTCTTCACGTTACTTTTATGCAAACGGCTATGAAGAACGTCAGAAAAACAACGAACCCCAAAAACAGCTCTCAAAAGAATTTGTACGCCAATGGTTAATCCAAAATGACTTTCAAGGTTTGGAAGGGCAACAAGTTCCATTTATGAGCGACGAATACATTGAAACTGTTTCGGAAAGATATATTGAATTATATGAAAACATTACCGGCGAAAAATTCATAAAAGCAGATGTTTCCAATATTCACGACCGTATTGAAAAAAATGTATTGGAATATTTAAAATAAATTATACTTCCTAATTATATTTTAAAAACACCTTCAATAGGTGTTTTTTTATTTTCCCAATCTTACAATAAATTCTCTCTTTAACATATAGTATCGGTGTAAAGTATTGTCTTTCAAAAATTTTAACACTCCTTTGGGAAACCGACCCTTTAAATTTTAACGTAAGTATTGGTAATTAACTTAAAAAATCAAGCTTATGAAAATTAGAATTACGCGAAACCTTTTCTTATTGGTTTCAATTTTTATGATAACGGGTATTGCCTTTGGGCAGACCTATAATGTAACTAACGGGGCGAACAATGGCCCAGGATCTCTTCGGGATGCTGTAAATCAAGCAAACGCAGACGCTTTTACACCTTCCTTTATAACATTTGATCCAGCAATAACTGTTCTTATAACTGGAACACAAATGCAGGTTACCGATGAACTTCAAATTACAGGAAATGCAGATGGTTCTACAATAATAGATGGAACAAATGCCAACAATCGCGCTTTTCGATTTGTGAATGTTTCAGGAAGTTTGGATCAATTAACGATTCAAAATTTTACAAGCAATGCAAACGGAGGCAGTGTGGTTGCAATAGCAGCCAATAATTTTGATGTGACCAATTGTGTCTTTATTAATAACGAAGCACAAGGAGCCAATGGTGGTGGCGCCTTGTATTTAAACGATATTGTAAATTCCACTGTAACAGATAGTGAATTTACTTCTAATTCTGCAACGGCAGCAGCGGGAAGTGGTGGAGCGATATTCGTAAAATCCTCTGGGGTTTTGACTGTCTCGAGTACGACCTTTAATGGAAATTTCGCGATACGGGCAGGTGGTGCAATTGAGACTGACTCTCCAGGAACGATTTCATTTACGGATTCTAATTTTATTAATAATGAAGCCATTGGTGTAACAGCTCCCGGAAACGGAGGTGCATTCCATATTACAGGTTCTGGGAACTCTTCTTTTTCAGGAGGATCAGCAACTGGCAATATTGCCATTGAAGGCGGCGCCTTTTGGAATGGAGCAGGAACGATGACAATTGACGGAGTTACGTTTACAAATAATTCGGCTTTAGGCCCAAATACAGGTGGAGGTGCTTTATTCAATAATGGCGGAACTTTATCAGTAAGCGCAAATACCAATCTTTCCCAAAACATCGCGTTGGGAGCAACTCCCGGAGGTCGTGGTGGTGCCATTTTTAATAATACAGGCGGAACGCTTACACTTGCTCCTGGTTTAAATATAAATGGAAACTACGCTAGTCGTGCTGGTGGGGCGATTGAGGATGCCTCTGAAGGCACTCTGGTTTTAACCGGAATTACTTTGGAAGGAAATTCCGCTGGAGCCGATATAGGCTTGGGAACAATGGCAAATCCTGGAAATGGTGGCGCCTTACATTTGTCTGGTTCCACTTCAGCAAACATTACAAATAGTACTATTCAAAATAACCAAGCTGCACAAGAGGGTGGCGGTCTTTGGAATAACACAGGTATAATGATGGTAATGGGTTCAACCGTTTCCGGAAATATTGCCTCAGGTAACGCAGCTGATGATGGCGGTGGTGGAATATTCAATAATGGAGGTTCATTAACAGTTTCTTCCACAACAATTTCTAATAATATTGCCGATGGAACATCGGGTTCTGGTGGGGGAATTTTCAATCTTACTCCAGGAACACTGAGTGTTGACGGAATTACAATTTCAGGAAATACAGCCAATAGAGCTGGTGGGGGAATAGAAATTAGTTCAGCTACCGGAGAAACATATTCTTTTAACAATGTTACTTTTAGTGGAAATAACATTGCTACCGCCAACCCTGGAAATGGTGGTGCATTTCATATAAGTGGTCCCGGAAATTCAACTTTTACAGATTGTACGGTAGCAAATAATACCGCAGCAGAAGGCGGTGGTCTTTGGAATGGATCGGGTACTATGACAGTTTCTGGCGGAACTTACAATAATAATGAAGCCACAGGAAATGATCCGGATCAAGGTGGTGGTGCTCTTTTTAATAATGGCGGAACCATGATCGTAAATAATTTTGCTGATATATACAGCAATATAGCCACCGGTACATCTGGTTCTGGAGGCGCAATTTTAAGCACAGGAGGAACCTTAAATACAGATACTATATTTCTTTCTTCCAATGGTGCCAATAGAGCAGGTGGAGGTATTGAGATTATTGATGGCACTGCGAACCTTTTGGATATATCACTAATCTCAAACGATGTAAATGGAATTGCTACGGGCGGAACTCCAAATCCAGGTAACGGAGGAGGACTTCATATAACAGGAAATGCAACTAATGTTACATTGAGTGGAATCGTATTTTTAAACGAAGCTGCCTCCGAAGGTGGTGGCCTTTGGAACAATGGCGGAAGTATGAATATTCAGGGAGGTATATTTTATACCGATACTTTTATTGATTTCAATAAAGCTGAAGGCGATGCCGCCGATAATGGCGGTGGAGGTATTTTCAACAATGGCGGAACTTTAACCGTTGCACCAAATACACAAATAGTTAGAAATATTGCAAGTGGTACTGCTGGCTCTGGTGGAGGTATATTTAACCTTACGCCAGGAACTCTTATTGTTGATGGCGTTACCTTTGAAAATAACACTGCAAATAGAGCCGGTGGTGGAATTGAATTGAATTCTGCAATGGGCGAGACTTTTACTTTTAATAATGTTGTCCTAAATCAAAATACGGTGAATGCGCCTGCTCCAGGTAATGGTGGAGGATTTCATATTACTGGTCCCGGAAATGTAAATTTCAATAATGGAATTGTAACAAATAACACTGCTTTTGAAGGTGGTGGTCTTTGGAACGGTACAGGAACTATGACCGTAACTGCAACTACAATAACCGGAAACACGGCAAATGGCGATGCTACCGGAGGCGGTGGGATTTTCAATAATGGTGGAATTTTGAACGTAGATGCAGCAACAGACCTAACTTCGAATGTGGCAATGGGAGCTACTCCTGGTGGCCGCGGTGGTGCATTGTTCAATAATACTGGTGGAACTTTAAATATTGCGACCGGAAGTACAATCTCCGGAAATTATGCAAGCCGTGCCGGTGGCGCTATTGAAGATGCTTCGGGAAATACTTTGGTATTGGACGCAATTACTTTAGAAAATAATTCCGCGGGAGTTGATATTGGTCTTGGCACAATGGCTAATCCTGGTAACGGTGGCGCTGTCCATCTGTCAGGGATGACGAATGCAACAATTTCAAATAGTACTATTCAGAATAATAAAGCTGCACAAGAAGGCGGTGGATTGTGGAATAACTTAGGAATAATGACTGTAGAAGATACACTTCTTACAGAAAATACCGCAAGCGGAATATTGGCCGATGATGGTGGAGGAGCATTGTTTAATAATGGCGGAACAATGAATGTTTTGGCTGGAACAGAAATCACCAATAATACTGCCGATGGAACTGCAGGTTCCGGCGGAGGTATACACAGTACAGATGGGGATGTAACCGTAACTGATGCAATAATTACAAATAACATTGCTAACCGTGCGGGTGGCGGAATTGAAATTGCAGCGGGAACATTGACCATGTCCGGAACTACATTAAATACAAATAATGCTGGAGTTGCTCCCGCTGTAGCTTCCCCTGGGAGCGGTGGTGGTCTTCACGTAGGTGGAACTGGAAACGCTACTATTTCAGGAGGAACGGTTGATGCAAACATAGCTGCTTCTGAAGGTGGTGGTTTATGGAACGGCGCAGGAACAATGACAGTTGATGGAGTGCCTGTAACAAATAATATTGCAAGTGGAGCCGATGCGGATAATGGGGGTGGAGGAATTTTCAACAATGGAGGTACTCTCGATATTCTTGCAGGAACTACTATAAATAATAATATTGCCGATGGAGCATCTGGCTCGGGAGGAGGAATTTTCTCAACAGCTGGAGCCGTTACTATTGCAAATATTCAAATAACACAAAACTTTGCCAATAGAGCTGGTGGTGGTATAGAAGTAATTGCCGGAACACTTGATTTGAACGGAACCCTCATAGCATTAAATGATGTAAATGGAACCGCTGGAACACCAAATCCAGGAAACGGTGGTGGAGTCCATATTTCTGGTGTTACAAATACAACTATTAATGACGCTTCAATTTCTGCGAATATTGCTTTTAATCAAGGCGGTGGTCTTTGGAACCAAGCAGGTAGCACTATGAATGTTATAAACACGATGGTTGATTTGAATAAGGCAGTAAGTGGCTCTGGCGGTGGTGGTATTTATAACAATGGTGGTGATTTAAATCTAACAGACGGTACAATTCAGAGCAATCTTGCAACCGGAGTTTCAGGTTCTGGCGGTGGAATTTTGACAACCGATGGTGGTGTAGTTATCACTGGCGGAATGATTGATGCCAATGCCGCAAACCGCGCCGGTGGAGGTATTGAGATTGTTGCTGGAACACTGGATATGACAAACACTTCCTTAATAGGAAATAAAGTTGATATCGCAGCAGGAACACCAAACCCCGGAAATGGTGGAGGAATGCACGTAACAGGAATTGCAACCGTAAATATTTCAGCAAGCACAATAACAAATAATGATGCCGCAAGCGAAGGTGGCGGTTTATGGAACCAAGCCGGAAGTACAATGACTGTAGATGGTTCATTGTTGGATAGCAACACTGCCCGTGGAAATGATGCCACAAATGGTGGTGGAGGTATTTTTAATAATGGCGGTATTTTAATGGTCCAAAATTCTTCAACCATTACAAACAATACTGCAACTGGAACTGCTGGTTCTGGGGGTGGAATTCA
The Aequorivita iocasae genome window above contains:
- a CDS encoding PhoH family protein, which gives rise to MNELIIELTEISPKEFFGLENANIDLLKKYFPKLKIVARGNKIKAYGDEDVLEEFDRRITMLLEQYVKYNRIDENVIERVLLSRNKEEYETPVGSGEVIVHGVSGKPVKAQTANQRKLVALMAKNDMVFAVGPAGTGKTYTGVALAVKALKDKEVKRIILTRPAVEAGENLGFLPGDLKEKLDPYMQPLYDALRDMIPAEKLASHIETGVIQIAPLAFMRGRTLDNAFVILDEAQNTTHAQMKMFLTRMGKNAKFMITGDPGQIDLPRRVISGLKEALLVLKDVKGVGMIYLDDKDVIRHRLVKEVIAAYKNIENVD
- a CDS encoding phosphoribosylaminoimidazolesuccinocarboxamide synthase, translated to MSNTIISTNFNFPGQKSVYHGKVREVYTLTNNILLMVATDRLSAFDVVMPKGIPYKGQILNQIATKMMRDTEDLVPNWLIATPDPNVAIGEACEPFKVEMVIRGYMSGHAAREYKAGKRVLCGVAMPEGMKENDKFPEPIITPATKAEMGDHDEDISREDILKRGIVSEADYLQLEDYTRKLFQRGSDIAAKRGLILVDTKYEFGKTKDGKIVLIDEIHTPDSSRYFYANGYEERQKNNEPQKQLSKEFVRQWLIQNDFQGLEGQQVPFMSDEYIETVSERYIELYENITGEKFIKADVSNIHDRIEKNVLEYLK
- a CDS encoding choice-of-anchor Q domain-containing protein; this translates as MKIRITRNLFLLVSIFMITGIAFGQTYNVTNGANNGPGSLRDAVNQANADAFTPSFITFDPAITVLITGTQMQVTDELQITGNADGSTIIDGTNANNRAFRFVNVSGSLDQLTIQNFTSNANGGSVVAIAANNFDVTNCVFINNEAQGANGGGALYLNDIVNSTVTDSEFTSNSATAAAGSGGAIFVKSSGVLTVSSTTFNGNFAIRAGGAIETDSPGTISFTDSNFINNEAIGVTAPGNGGAFHITGSGNSSFSGGSATGNIAIEGGAFWNGAGTMTIDGVTFTNNSALGPNTGGGALFNNGGTLSVSANTNLSQNIALGATPGGRGGAIFNNTGGTLTLAPGLNINGNYASRAGGAIEDASEGTLVLTGITLEGNSAGADIGLGTMANPGNGGALHLSGSTSANITNSTIQNNQAAQEGGGLWNNTGIMMVMGSTVSGNIASGNAADDGGGGIFNNGGSLTVSSTTISNNIADGTSGSGGGIFNLTPGTLSVDGITISGNTANRAGGGIEISSATGETYSFNNVTFSGNNIATANPGNGGAFHISGPGNSTFTDCTVANNTAAEGGGLWNGSGTMTVSGGTYNNNEATGNDPDQGGGALFNNGGTMIVNNFADIYSNIATGTSGSGGAILSTGGTLNTDTIFLSSNGANRAGGGIEIIDGTANLLDISLISNDVNGIATGGTPNPGNGGGLHITGNATNVTLSGIVFLNEAASEGGGLWNNGGSMNIQGGIFYTDTFIDFNKAEGDAADNGGGGIFNNGGTLTVAPNTQIVRNIASGTAGSGGGIFNLTPGTLIVDGVTFENNTANRAGGGIELNSAMGETFTFNNVVLNQNTVNAPAPGNGGGFHITGPGNVNFNNGIVTNNTAFEGGGLWNGTGTMTVTATTITGNTANGDATGGGGIFNNGGILNVDAATDLTSNVAMGATPGGRGGALFNNTGGTLNIATGSTISGNYASRAGGAIEDASGNTLVLDAITLENNSAGVDIGLGTMANPGNGGAVHLSGMTNATISNSTIQNNKAAQEGGGLWNNLGIMTVEDTLLTENTASGILADDGGGALFNNGGTMNVLAGTEITNNTADGTAGSGGGIHSTDGDVTVTDAIITNNIANRAGGGIEIAAGTLTMSGTTLNTNNAGVAPAVASPGSGGGLHVGGTGNATISGGTVDANIAASEGGGLWNGAGTMTVDGVPVTNNIASGADADNGGGGIFNNGGTLDILAGTTINNNIADGASGSGGGIFSTAGAVTIANIQITQNFANRAGGGIEVIAGTLDLNGTLIALNDVNGTAGTPNPGNGGGVHISGVTNTTINDASISANIAFNQGGGLWNQAGSTMNVINTMVDLNKAVSGSGGGGIYNNGGDLNLTDGTIQSNLATGVSGSGGGILTTDGGVVITGGMIDANAANRAGGGIEIVAGTLDMTNTSLIGNKVDIAAGTPNPGNGGGMHVTGIATVNISASTITNNDAASEGGGLWNQAGSTMTVDGSLLDSNTARGNDATNGGGGIFNNGGILMVQNSSTITNNTATGTAGSGGGIQNVDGGSVTVNNSVIANNSANRAGGGIEDNSSVTPGIITLLDTNLDNNNVGNSPGNGGGLHITGPGTASLTNGTVNGNTATAEGGGLWNGSGTMTVDNVAIDGNTASGNDPDQGGGGIFNEGGILIVQNGTTISNNIANGTSGSGGGILNNLGALSISDSELTGNLSMRAGGAIEENSSSSSLLIITNSDLMNNSTASAPGNGGGLHITGAGDSNITGGNVSGNTASQEGGGLWNGAGTMTVDGTIIDANIASGPAADDGGAGIFNNGGTLNVLNATLSNNVADGAAGSGGGIFNNEGTLTVSDSEFSGNASMRAGGAIEDKSLAGNLLTLTNVNLMNNSTASAPGNGGGLHITGPSDSNITGGMASGNTASAEGGAYWNGGGTMTIDGTTIDGNTASGADADQGGGGIFNEMGTLVVMNTTILNNIADGAAGSGGGILNNLGTLTVSDSEFTANTSMRAGGAIEENSVAGSELNLTNVIFTSNTTAASPGNGGGLHITGAGDSNISGGSATGNIAASEGGALWNGTGLMTIDGMTIDANIAEGADADNGGGGVFNNGGTLNIINGTLITNNLATGAAGSGGGLLSTAGDVTISDSSLSGNAANRAGGAIELIDGTLTFTNSDMTTNDVNGTAGTAAPGNGGGLHVTGNSGLITISGSIISGNEAAREGGGLWNQSGTLMAVETSTIDGNSSFGTAADDGGAGIFNNGGMLEISTSTISNNSASGATSGGGGIHNASGGDVTVMRSTISTNTANGAGAGIYNNGASFDLNAVTVALNNALSDGGGIQSDTNTSLKNTLVALNTATSGTDVNGSFVSNDYNLIGTDDANAFPEQPNDIEETDPMVGPLQNNGGLTETHELLEGSLAYNAGDPADLFNDQIEQAVFGGIRDIGAFEAQTILLSVDDITEGGSGIVIYPNPSRGFATAKIPATFGNNLQIVIMELGSGKIVRELRGTVGETDLDFSSYANGVYIIKVISETSTSTHRLILSK